TTATCAGGGTAAAGTGTTACTGGTCGGTCAGTCGCCGAATAGTGAGCTCTCCTCACGGGCTAAACAAATTGCAATGGGTGTCGATGGCGCCACCGAGGTCTATAACGAGATCCGTCAGGGTCAGCCGATTGGCATGGGCACCGCGTCAAATGACACCTGGATCACCACCAAAGTGCGCTCTCAGCTACTGACCAGCGACCAGGTTAAATCATCAAACGTGAAAGTGACGACCGAAAACGGCGAAGTGTTCCTGTTAGGTCTGGTGACCGAACGTGAAGCGAAAGCGGCTGCGGATATCGCCAGCCGGGTCAGCGGCGTGAAGCGCGTGACCACGGCGTTTACCTTCATCAAGTAATCCCCCAAGGCCTGATTAGGCGCTTTAGCGTCGACATCAGGCCATATGTGCCGGATGGCGGCGTGACCGCCTTATCCGGCCTACAGAGTGTATTATTGTAGGCCGGGCAAGCGAAGCGCCCCCGGCATTCCTTTTTATACCAGCGCAATACTTCCTACTATCACGCCAGAGACCACCACCAGCACTGCCGTTAACCACAATGCTTTTGCCGGGAACGCTTTACGCAGCATAATGAGCGACGGCAGGCTAACCGCGGGTAAGGTCATCAGCAGTGCAAGCGCAGGCGCAGTGCCCATCCCTGCCAGCATCATTGTCTGCACAATCGGGATTTCTGCCGCCGTCGGGATCACAAACAAACAACCCGCTACCGCCAGCGCAATCACCCACAGCAGGCTATTATCGATCGCACCATCCGCATGCGGAAACAGCCAGACGCGCGCAGCGCCCAGTACCAGCACCGCCAGGATGTAGACCGGAATAGTACTCCAGAACAGCGTCCACAGCGCACGCCCCCAGCGGACAAAGAACCCGTCCTGCGCATCTGGTTGCGTGATTTCTACCGGCAACTCAGTTTGTGGAGGCTCTTTCACCCATTTTTGCACCAGCGTCGCCACCACCAGCACCATTGCCAGTCCGGCAACCAGACGAATCGCCGCGAAATGCCAGCCGAGGACAAAGCCCATAAATACCAGCGTCGCCGGGTTTAACAGGGGATTCCCCATCCAGAATGCCAGCGCCCCACCCATCGAAACCTGCTGGCGACGCATCCCCGCCGCCACCGGTGCGGCGCAGCAGGTACACATCATGCCGGGCAGAGAGAAAAGCGTGCCAAATAACGTGCCGCGAAAACGCGCTTGCCCGAGCGTACGTAACAGCCAGTCGCGCGGGATCAGAACCTGAATCAGCGAGCCAAGGATCACCCCCAATACTGCGGCCTTCCAGACTGCAATGAAATAGACCATCGCATAGTCCCAGGCCGCCTGCCACGG
The DNA window shown above is from Citrobacter farmeri and carries:
- the dolP gene encoding division/outer membrane stress-associated lipid-binding lipoprotein, whose product is MKALSPIAVLISALLLQGCVAAAVVGTAAVGTKAATDPRSVGTQVDDGTLEVRVNSALSKDAQIKKETRINVTAYQGKVLLVGQSPNSELSSRAKQIAMGVDGATEVYNEIRQGQPIGMGTASNDTWITTKVRSQLLTSDQVKSSNVKVTTENGEVFLLGLVTEREAKAAADIASRVSGVKRVTTAFTFIK
- a CDS encoding permease, which translates into the protein MAGQSSSQAATPFQWWKPALFFLVVIVGLWYVKWQPYYGKAFIAADTHSIGKSILAQADANPWQAAWDYAMVYFIAVWKAAVLGVILGSLIQVLIPRDWLLRTLGQARFRGTLFGTLFSLPGMMCTCCAAPVAAGMRRQQVSMGGALAFWMGNPLLNPATLVFMGFVLGWHFAAIRLVAGLAMVLVVATLVQKWVKEPPQTELPVEITQPDAQDGFFVRWGRALWTLFWSTIPVYILAVLVLGAARVWLFPHADGAIDNSLLWVIALAVAGCLFVIPTAAEIPIVQTMMLAGMGTAPALALLMTLPAVSLPSLIMLRKAFPAKALWLTAVLVVVSGVIVGSIALV